The DNA window ACGCTGGACACCCAGGGCGTGAATGGACGCCGTCAGGCACGGTCCAAGTACGGCGCCAAACGTCCGAAGCCCGGCGCGGCCAGCGGCAAGAAGTGATCGAAACAACAGGGACTGTTTTTGTCCCGTTACCCATAGATGCGGCAACGGGGCACAAACGGGAGCGGGCATGCTTTCGAGTACCTATGAAATTCATTGTTGTGAAGGAGGGAAGCTGAGTGCCCAGAAGAGGATTCGTACCCAGGCGGGACGTCCTGCCCGATCCGCTGTACAACTCCAAGCTCGTCACCAAACTGATCAATGGCATCATGCTGGACGGGAAGAAGGGCGTGGCCCAAAAGGTCGTGTACGGCGCGTTTGACATCATCAAAACCAAGACCGGCAAGGAACCGCTCGAAGTCTTTACCCAGGCGTTGGAAAACATCATGCCGACGCTGGAAGTCAAGGCCCGCCGCGTGGGCGGCGCCACCTATCAGGTGCCGCTGGAGGTCCGGCCCGAGCGCCGTCAGACCTTGGGGCTGCGCTGGCTTGTGGCCTACGCCCGCAACCGCGGGGAGAAGACCATGCGGGAGCGTCTGGCGGGTGAACTCATGGACGCCGCCAACAACCTCGGAAACGCCGTCAAAAAGCGTGAGGACACGCACAAGATGGCCGACGCAAACAAGGCGTTTGCCCACTATCGCTGGTGACGAAACGGCCCGCGGGGCCCTCGTTTGCCGGATCAATTTTATCCGCCGCACAGGCGGCTGCGCAATTGACAATGGCCGCTGTCAATTGTCAATTGAAAGGAGCAATACAATGCCACGCCAGGTACCGCTAGAACGCACACGAAACATCGGCATCATGGCCCATATCGACGCGGGGAAGACAACCACCACGGAGAGAATTCTGTTCTATACGGGCCGCAATTACAAACTTGGCGAGGTCCATGAGGGCACCGCCACCATGGACTGGATGGAACAGGAGCAGGAACGCGGCATCACGATCACTTCGGCGGCCACGACCTGCTTGTGGAAAGATCATCGGATCAACATCATCGACACCCCCGGCCATGTGGACTTCACCGTCGAGGTGGAGCGCAGCCTTCGTGTTCTCGACGGTGCCGTGTGTGTGTTTTGTGCAAAGGGCGGCGTGGAGCCGCAGTCCGAGACCGTATGGCGGCAAGCCGACCGCTACGGGGTTCCGCGTCTCGCATACATCAACAAGATGGACATCATGGGCGCCGATTTCCACCGTACGGTCGAGATGATGCGTGACCGCCTCAAATGCAACGCCATCCCCATCCAGCTCCCGATCGGCGCCGAGGCCGAATTTAAGGGCCTCATCGATCTCATCTCCATGCGGGCGTACATCGCCTACGACGAACTGGGCAAGGACATCCGTGAGGAGGAGATCCCACCGGCGCTTCAGGCGGAGGCGGAGACGCACCGCCTGAAGATGATAGAGGAAGTCGCGGGCTTTGACGACGGCCTCATGGAGTGCTATCTTGAGGGCGATGAGATTGCGCTTGAGGAGATCCAAACAGTGATCCGCCGGGCGGTGCTCGACGCCAAGATGGTGCCGGTGCTCTGCGGCACCGCTTACCGCAACAAGGGCGTGCAGAACCTGCTCGACGCCATCGTGGCCTATCTGCCGTCCCCTCTCGACGTCCCCCCCGTGACCGGGGTTCAGCCGGATACCGACGAGACGGAGAGCCGCGAGGCCTCCGACGAGGCGCCGTTTTCGGCGCTGGCCTTTAAGATCATGACGGATCCCTTTGTGGGGAAACTCTGCTTCTTCCGCGTGTATTCTGGCACGGTTACGTCCGGGTCCACGATCATCAATTCCACCAAGGGCACGAGAGAGCGATTCGGGCGTATCCTGCTGATGCACGCGAATCATCGGGAGGACGTGGAACAGATCTACGCCGGCGACATTGCGGCGGCGGTGGGTCTCAAAAATACGACGACCGGCGACACGCTGTGCGACGACAAGCATCGCGTCGTGCTGGAGTCGATGGAATTTCCCGAGCCGGTCATCCGGGTGGCCATCGAACCGCGCACGAAGGCCGGTCAGGAGAAAATGGGCATCGCGCTGATGAAGCTGGCCGAAGAGGACCCCACGTTTAAGACCTATACCGACGAGGAGACCGGTCAGACGATCATCGCCGGTATGGGCGAACTCCACCTCGAAATCATCGTCGACCGCCTGTTGCGGGAGTTTAAAGTGGAGGCCAATGTGGGTAAGCCCCAGGTGGCTTATAAAGAGACAATCCGTGGGTCGGCCGACGTGGACCACAAGTACGCCCGGCAGTCGGGCGGGCGCGGCCAGTATGGCCATGTCAAGATCAAAGTGGAGCCAAACGAGTCCGGCAAGGGTTACGAGTTTGTCAACAAGATCATCGGCGGCACGATTCCAAAGGAATACATTCCGGCCGTCGACGCAGGTGTCCAGGGTGCGATGCAGTCCGGCGTGCTGGCCGGTTATCCGGTGGTGGATGTAAAGGTCACGCTCTACGACGGCTCCTACCATGAGGTGGACTCCTCGGAACTGGCGTTTAAGATCGCCGCGTCCATGGCTTTCAAAGAGGCCTGCCGCAAAGCCGGGCCGGTGCTGCTTGAGCCGATCATGAAAGTTGTGGTCACGGTGGCGGAGGAGTACATGGGCGACGTCATCGGCGATTTGAACGGCCGCCGGGCGCAGATCCAGGGTATGGAGGCGCGTATTGGGGCGCAGCAGATCGAAGCCTTTGTGCCGCTCTCCGAGATGTTCGGCTACGCCACAGACCTGCGTTCGAGGACACAGGGCCGCGGCGTGTATGCGATGGAACCCAGCCACTATGTCGAGCTGCCGAAAAACATCCAGGAAAAGCTCATGGAATCTCAGCGCCGGGGTTGATCCGTGCCTTTATAAAATTGGGGCTTGCAAAAACCGCGCGGCCCCTGTACAATAACTTCGTACCCACAAAAAGCATGTGAAGGCCGCCGCTTCGCCGCAGGCGGGGCGCGCCGCCCGATTTGAAGTCGAACTGAACATTATGGAAGATAAAAAGGAGGATACCAAGTCATGGGCAAGCAAAAGTTTGAACGCTCCAAGCCGCATGTGAACATCGGCACGATCGGCCACGTCGACCACGGCAAGACCACGCTGACCGCGGCGATCACGAAGGTGCTGGGCTTTGGCGGCAAGGCCGAATTTATGGCGTATGACGCCATCGACAAGGCGCCGGAGGAGAAGGCGCGCGGCATCACCATCAACACCGCGCACGTGGAGTACGAGACCGACAACCGTCACTATGCCCACGTGGACTGCCCGGGCCACGCCGACTATGTCAAGAACATGATCACCGGCGCCGCGCAGATGGACGGCGCGATTTTGGTCGTGTCGGCTGCCGACGGCCCGATGCCCCAGACCCGTGAGCACATCGTGCTGGCCCGTCAGGTGGGCGTGCCCTATATCGTCGTCTATATGAACAAGGTCGACCAAGTCGACGATCCGGAGCTTCTCGACCTTGTCGAGATGGAGATCCGTGAGCTGCTTTCCAAGTATGAGTTCCCTGGCGACGACATCCCGATTGTCCGCGGGTCCGCACTGGTGGCCCTTGAGAGCGCGTCCACCGATGCGAGCGCCGAGGAGTACAAGTCCATCCTTGAGCTGATGGACGCTGTGGACGAATATATCCCGACCCCCGAGCGCAAGGCCGACCAGGCTTTCCTGATGCCGGTGGAAGATGTCTTCACGATCACCGGGCGCGGCACCGTGGCCACCGGCCGCGTGGAGCGCGGCAGCCTCAAGCCGGGTGAGGAAGTCGAGATCGTCGGCATCCGTGAGACCCGCAAGACGGTCGTTACGAGCATGGAGATGTTCCACAAGACATTGGACTACGTCGAGGCCGGCGACAACGCGGGCTGCTTGCTGCGCGGCATCGCGAAGACAGACATCGAGCGCGGCCAGGTGCTGGCGAAGCCCGGTTCCATTAAGCCGCACACGAAGTTCCAGGGCCAGGTGTATGTGCTGACCAAAGAAGAGGGCGGCCGTCATACTCCGTTCTTCGGCAACTATCGTCCGCAGTTCTACTTCCGCACCACCGATGTGACCGGCGTCATCACGCTGCCGGACGGCGTCGAGATGTGTATGCCGGGCGACAACATCGAGATGGACGTCGAGCTCATCACCCCGATCGCCATCGAAGAGGGGCTCCGCTTCGCCATCCGCGAGGGCGGCCGCACGGTCGGCTCGGGTGTCGTCATCAAGGTCAACGAGTAAGTTAAGGTTGTTTTTTGGCCCGTCTGTCGGCCGCGCCGGAGGCGCGGCCGACAGACGGACTTATGTTTCTGCGGGGCCGCGCCGGCCCCTTGGGGAGGGCGTTATGCCGGAGCAGGTCCAAAAGCAAATGGCGGAAAATCGAAAGGCCCGGCACGACTACTTCATCGTGGAACGTTTTGAGGCCGGCGTCGAGCTGCGCGGCACCGAGGTCAAATCCATCCGTCTGGGCACGGTAAATCTCAAGGATTCCTTCTGTGTGGTAAAAGACGGGGAGCTGTTTGTGCGCGGCCTGCATGTGAGCCCGTACGAGAAGGGGAACGTATTCAACGTGGACCCCGTGCGGCCCCGGAGGCTGCTCATGCACAAGCGGGAGATCCGCCGGCTTGAGGCGCGCGTCAAACTGGAGGGTTTCGCGCTGATTCCGCTGAAAATCTATTTTCTTGGTCCCCGTGTCAAGCTGGAGATCGCGCTGTGCAAAGGGAAAAAGTTGCACGACAAGCGCGCGGCGGAAGCTGGGCGCGCGGCGCGGCGCGAAATGGAGCAACTGTTAAAGGAGAAAAACCGATGAGACGAAACAGACGCGTGTTTGCGGCGCTGACCGCCCTCGTGTTGTGCGCGGCACTGTTTGCCGGCTGCGCCCCGACGGGCGCCGGCACAAAGGGCACCCCAACGCCAACGCTGCCCCCGACGCCGTCCGAGACCCCACCCCTCAGCGGCGACGCGTCGGACGACAATTTACAAGGTACGGAGGAAGGCACAGTGAGCAATCCCGACAACCCGCTGGTGACGATCGAGATGGAAAACGGCGCGCAGATCGTGCTGGAGCTCTACCCAGACAAGGCGCCGAACACGGTGAACAACTTCATCTCGCTCATTCAACAGGGTTTTTACGACGGCCTCAAGTTCCACCGCGTGGCCGACGGGTTCATGATCCAGGGCGGGGACCCGGAGGGCACCGGCATGGGCGGACCGGGCTACAGCATCCCGGGCGAGTTTGATGCGAACAGTTTTGAGGGCAACGACGTCTCCCACACGGAGGGCGTGCTGTCGATGGCGCGTAGCGCCGATCCGGACTCCGCCGGCAGCCAGTTTTTCATCTGTGACGGGGACGCGAGCTTCCTGGACAATCAGTACGCGGCCTTTGGCTGTGTGGTCTCCGGGATCGACGAGGTCCACCGCATCGCGGACATGGTCACAGAGTCAAACGGCGGGCCGCCGCCGGAGGACCAGGTGATGAAGAGCGTCACTGTGGACACGCGCGGGAAAGAATATCCGGCGCCGGAGACCATGCCGGACTGAGGGTCTGTCGGGCATCTTCGATCTCTACGGCA is part of the Oscillospiraceae bacterium genome and encodes:
- the rpsG gene encoding 30S ribosomal protein S7; this translates as MPRRGFVPRRDVLPDPLYNSKLVTKLINGIMLDGKKGVAQKVVYGAFDIIKTKTGKEPLEVFTQALENIMPTLEVKARRVGGATYQVPLEVRPERRQTLGLRWLVAYARNRGEKTMRERLAGELMDAANNLGNAVKKREDTHKMADANKAFAHYRW
- the fusA gene encoding elongation factor G, with product MPRQVPLERTRNIGIMAHIDAGKTTTTERILFYTGRNYKLGEVHEGTATMDWMEQEQERGITITSAATTCLWKDHRINIIDTPGHVDFTVEVERSLRVLDGAVCVFCAKGGVEPQSETVWRQADRYGVPRLAYINKMDIMGADFHRTVEMMRDRLKCNAIPIQLPIGAEAEFKGLIDLISMRAYIAYDELGKDIREEEIPPALQAEAETHRLKMIEEVAGFDDGLMECYLEGDEIALEEIQTVIRRAVLDAKMVPVLCGTAYRNKGVQNLLDAIVAYLPSPLDVPPVTGVQPDTDETESREASDEAPFSALAFKIMTDPFVGKLCFFRVYSGTVTSGSTIINSTKGTRERFGRILLMHANHREDVEQIYAGDIAAAVGLKNTTTGDTLCDDKHRVVLESMEFPEPVIRVAIEPRTKAGQEKMGIALMKLAEEDPTFKTYTDEETGQTIIAGMGELHLEIIVDRLLREFKVEANVGKPQVAYKETIRGSADVDHKYARQSGGRGQYGHVKIKVEPNESGKGYEFVNKIIGGTIPKEYIPAVDAGVQGAMQSGVLAGYPVVDVKVTLYDGSYHEVDSSELAFKIAASMAFKEACRKAGPVLLEPIMKVVVTVAEEYMGDVIGDLNGRRAQIQGMEARIGAQQIEAFVPLSEMFGYATDLRSRTQGRGVYAMEPSHYVELPKNIQEKLMESQRRG
- the tuf gene encoding elongation factor Tu, yielding MGKQKFERSKPHVNIGTIGHVDHGKTTLTAAITKVLGFGGKAEFMAYDAIDKAPEEKARGITINTAHVEYETDNRHYAHVDCPGHADYVKNMITGAAQMDGAILVVSAADGPMPQTREHIVLARQVGVPYIVVYMNKVDQVDDPELLDLVEMEIRELLSKYEFPGDDIPIVRGSALVALESASTDASAEEYKSILELMDAVDEYIPTPERKADQAFLMPVEDVFTITGRGTVATGRVERGSLKPGEEVEIVGIRETRKTVVTSMEMFHKTLDYVEAGDNAGCLLRGIAKTDIERGQVLAKPGSIKPHTKFQGQVYVLTKEEGGRHTPFFGNYRPQFYFRTTDVTGVITLPDGVEMCMPGDNIEMDVELITPIAIEEGLRFAIREGGRTVGSGVVIKVNE
- the smpB gene encoding SsrA-binding protein SmpB; translation: MPEQVQKQMAENRKARHDYFIVERFEAGVELRGTEVKSIRLGTVNLKDSFCVVKDGELFVRGLHVSPYEKGNVFNVDPVRPRRLLMHKREIRRLEARVKLEGFALIPLKIYFLGPRVKLEIALCKGKKLHDKRAAEAGRAARREMEQLLKEKNR
- a CDS encoding peptidylprolyl isomerase, with translation MENGAQIVLELYPDKAPNTVNNFISLIQQGFYDGLKFHRVADGFMIQGGDPEGTGMGGPGYSIPGEFDANSFEGNDVSHTEGVLSMARSADPDSAGSQFFICDGDASFLDNQYAAFGCVVSGIDEVHRIADMVTESNGGPPPEDQVMKSVTVDTRGKEYPAPETMPD